The nucleotide sequence TGGGGCCGACCTGCCGTACGCCGAGTCCGGCCGGGTGCCGCCGCAGGGCGGGGGGAACACCGTCGGGCGTCTCCTCACCCGCCTGGTGGGCGGCCGGTTCCCGGCGGTCGCGGTGGCCCGGCCGCTGGCCGACGGCGACCTGCTGCCCGTCGGCGGCGGGCTGCGGGTCGTGCACACCCCGGGCCATTCCCCGGGCCACGTGTCGCTGCTGCACGAGCCGACGCGGGTGCTGGTCACCGGGGACGCGCTGTTCAACGTGGCCGGCGTCCGCTGGCCGGTGCGGTCGTTCTGCACCGACTTCCGGATGACCCAGCGCACCGCGCACGTGCTCGGCGAGCTGGACTACGACGTGGCCGCCTTCACCCACGGCCCCGAGCTCACCGACCGGGCCCGTGAGCAGGTCCGGGCCTTCCTCCGCCGCCTGGGCTGACCCGACGCCCCGCCACCGGCCCATACCCACCACCCTGCCTCAGGCAGAGAAAATCTTCCATGTATCTATTGCAAGAATTCTTCGCCGTATGACCTAATACTGACAGTTCCTTTCGTCCCGCCGCCACAAGCGGTAACCCCCAGGGAGGAAGCATGAACCGTCCTGTTCGATCGGCGCTGCGTACGGCCGCCACGGCCCTGCTCGCCACCGTCACCCTGGCCGCCTCGGCCGTCGTCGGCGCGACACCCGCCAGCGCCGCGCCGGCCGGCCTGCCCGGCATGGACGTCTCCAGTCACCAGGGCAACGTGAACTGGTCCGCCGCCTGGAACAACGGCGCCCGGTTCGCGTACGTGAAGGCGACCGAGGGCACGTCCTACACCAACCCGTACTTCGCCCAGCAGTACAACGGCTCCTACAACGTCGGGATGATCCGCGGGTCGTACCACTTCGCCCTGCCCGGCAACTCCAGCGGCGCCACCCAGGCCAACTACTTCGTCGACCACGGCGGCGGCTGGTCCAAGGACGGCAAGACGCTGCCCGGGGCGCTCGACATCGAGTACAACCCGTACGGCGCCACCTGCTACGGCCTGAGCCAGGCGTCGATGCGCAGCTGGATCGCGTCGTTCGTCAACCAGTACTACGCCCGGACCGGCCGGTGGGCCACCATCTACACGACCACCGACTGGTGGAGCACCTGCACCGGCAACACCTCGCAGTTCGCCGCGAACAACCCGCTGTGGATCGCGCGCTACTCCAGCAGCGTCGGCACCCTGCCGGCCGGCTGGGGGACGTACTCCTTCTGG is from Micromonospora terminaliae and encodes:
- a CDS encoding MBL fold metallo-hydrolase yields the protein MARTAAVPLAPGVWRIPTVGRAAVNSYAFLDDDGSVTLVDCGMRRAPARIVRGLAAIGKTPADVTRIVLTHAHADHAGGAAELARRTGAPVAAHGADLPYAESGRVPPQGGGNTVGRLLTRLVGGRFPAVAVARPLADGDLLPVGGGLRVVHTPGHSPGHVSLLHEPTRVLVTGDALFNVAGVRWPVRSFCTDFRMTQRTAHVLGELDYDVAAFTHGPELTDRAREQVRAFLRRLG
- a CDS encoding lysozyme, which encodes MNRPVRSALRTAATALLATVTLAASAVVGATPASAAPAGLPGMDVSSHQGNVNWSAAWNNGARFAYVKATEGTSYTNPYFAQQYNGSYNVGMIRGSYHFALPGNSSGATQANYFVDHGGGWSKDGKTLPGALDIEYNPYGATCYGLSQASMRSWIASFVNQYYARTGRWATIYTTTDWWSTCTGNTSQFAANNPLWIARYSSSVGTLPAGWGTYSFWQWSSSGVFPGDQNVWNGTLDRLKVLACNGPC